In a single window of the Pedococcus dokdonensis genome:
- a CDS encoding amino acid permease, which produces MSDVRSLSDDERRLAELGYKQELNRSWSGFSNFAISFSIISILAGCFTTFGQGFNNGGPVAISWGWPIVSAFILLIGFTMSELVSAYPTSGGIYWWANKMGGARAGFFTGWLNLIGLIAVTASVAYGCATFLDLTLSTFSKGYADGYSLTRVFWLFVILLALASVLNIFSGHLMAIMNNVSVWWHVIGATVVILMLIFIPDHHQSFSYVFTERFNNSGYSGGSNSSLKYWFLVLPFGLLLTQYTITGFDASAHLSEETASASKAAARGIWQSIFYSAIGGWILLVCFLFAVPNGDDGKPDNAGVGGGGVAYIFTHAMDSKWAGTILLISAVGQFFCTTSCMTSASRMTFAFSRDGAVPGSRLWSSLSGARVPANAVMLVAVVAALITLPALKEVNVGTDESPLIVPVAFYAVVSVAVIGLYLAFLIPIWLRWRMGDAFEPGGWNNGAKYKWMNILAVIEIAIISIYFILPFVPAGVPFSDDFDWKFVNYAPILTIGSLVILWIWWQVSAKNWFTGPKHTIDKDVVEAFGE; this is translated from the coding sequence GTGTCCGATGTGCGATCACTGTCCGACGACGAGCGACGGCTCGCCGAGCTCGGCTACAAGCAGGAGCTGAACCGCTCCTGGTCCGGTTTCTCCAACTTCGCCATCTCGTTCTCGATCATCTCGATCCTGGCCGGGTGCTTCACCACCTTCGGCCAGGGGTTCAACAACGGTGGCCCGGTGGCGATCTCGTGGGGCTGGCCGATCGTGTCGGCCTTCATCCTCCTGATCGGCTTCACCATGTCCGAGCTGGTCTCGGCCTACCCGACCTCGGGCGGGATCTACTGGTGGGCCAACAAGATGGGTGGCGCGCGAGCCGGCTTCTTCACCGGCTGGCTCAACCTGATCGGCCTGATCGCCGTCACCGCCTCGGTCGCCTACGGCTGCGCGACCTTCCTCGACCTGACCCTCTCCACCTTCTCGAAGGGTTACGCCGACGGCTACTCGCTCACCCGGGTGTTCTGGTTGTTCGTGATCCTGCTCGCGCTCGCCTCGGTGCTCAACATCTTCAGCGGGCACCTGATGGCGATCATGAACAACGTGTCGGTGTGGTGGCACGTCATCGGCGCGACCGTGGTGATCCTGATGCTCATCTTCATCCCGGACCACCACCAGAGCTTCAGCTACGTCTTCACCGAGCGGTTCAACAACTCCGGCTACAGCGGTGGCAGCAACAGCTCGCTGAAGTACTGGTTCCTGGTGCTGCCCTTCGGCCTCCTGCTGACCCAGTACACGATCACCGGGTTCGACGCCTCCGCCCACCTCTCCGAGGAGACCGCATCGGCCTCGAAGGCGGCGGCCAGGGGCATCTGGCAGTCGATCTTCTACTCCGCCATCGGCGGCTGGATCCTGTTGGTGTGCTTCCTGTTCGCGGTGCCGAACGGTGACGACGGCAAGCCCGACAACGCAGGGGTCGGCGGCGGTGGCGTCGCCTACATCTTCACCCACGCGATGGACAGCAAGTGGGCCGGCACCATCCTGCTGATCTCCGCCGTCGGGCAGTTCTTCTGCACCACGTCGTGCATGACCAGTGCGTCGCGGATGACGTTCGCGTTCAGCCGTGACGGCGCGGTGCCGGGGTCACGGCTCTGGTCGTCGCTGTCCGGGGCGCGGGTCCCGGCCAACGCCGTGATGCTGGTCGCGGTCGTGGCCGCGCTGATCACGCTGCCGGCCCTCAAGGAGGTCAACGTCGGCACCGACGAGTCGCCGTTGATCGTCCCGGTCGCCTTCTACGCGGTGGTCTCGGTGGCCGTCATCGGCCTCTACCTCGCGTTCCTCATCCCGATCTGGCTGCGCTGGCGGATGGGCGACGCGTTCGAGCCGGGCGGCTGGAACAACGGCGCGAAGTACAAGTGGATGAACATCCTCGCGGTCATCGAGATCGCCATCATCTCGATCTACTTCATCCTGCCGTTCGTCCCGGCCGGGGTGCCGTTCAGTGACGACTTCGACTGGAAGTTCGTCAACTACGCACCGATCCTCACCATCGGCTCCCTGGTCATCCTCTGGATCTGGTGGCAGGTCTCGGCGAAGAACTGGTTCACCGGACCGAAGCACACCATCGACAAGGACGTGGTCGAGGCCTTCGGGGAGTGA
- a CDS encoding choline/ethanolamine kinase family protein encodes MTHGLTLEEALERLPRLGRPLEVTELPGGLTNHNHRVRTATHDVVVRISPPGTELLAIDREHEWRNSCVAASVGVGAPVVEYLQGEGVLVVEFLPGRTYTAADVAANLPRIAATARRLHAGPPFASRFDMFEVQRGYQRIVDERGYAVPAGYDALAPNAARVEAALRAHPERLVPCHNDLLAANVIDDGGDLRFIDYEYSGMNEASFELGNLVNESQLGHDHLAELVEAYHGVVTARLLARAELWGLAGRWAWTLWGVIQHGASDVAHDFWDFAQERHELARLLLTSPRLDELLDAAGAAP; translated from the coding sequence GTGACCCACGGCCTGACGCTGGAGGAGGCGCTCGAGCGGCTGCCCCGACTGGGGCGGCCGCTCGAGGTCACCGAGCTGCCGGGCGGGTTGACCAACCACAACCACAGGGTCCGGACGGCGACACACGATGTCGTCGTGCGGATCTCGCCACCAGGCACCGAGCTGCTGGCCATCGACCGCGAGCACGAGTGGCGCAACAGCTGCGTCGCCGCCTCGGTCGGCGTCGGGGCGCCGGTCGTGGAGTACCTGCAGGGCGAGGGGGTGCTCGTCGTCGAGTTCCTGCCGGGGCGCACCTACACCGCCGCTGACGTCGCGGCCAACCTGCCGCGCATCGCTGCCACGGCGCGGCGGCTGCACGCCGGGCCACCGTTCGCCTCGCGGTTCGACATGTTCGAGGTGCAGCGGGGCTACCAGCGCATCGTCGACGAGCGCGGGTATGCCGTGCCCGCCGGCTACGACGCGCTGGCTCCGAACGCGGCGCGGGTCGAGGCGGCCCTGCGGGCCCACCCCGAACGGCTGGTGCCGTGCCACAACGACCTGCTGGCCGCGAACGTGATCGACGACGGGGGAGACCTGCGGTTCATCGACTACGAGTACTCGGGGATGAACGAGGCGTCCTTCGAGCTCGGCAACCTCGTCAACGAGTCACAGCTCGGCCACGACCACCTGGCGGAGCTGGTCGAGGCCTACCACGGCGTGGTCACGGCCCGGCTGCTCGCCCGGGCCGAGCTGTGGGGCCTGGCTGGTCGGTGGGCGTGGACGTTGTGGGGCGTGATCCAGCACGGTGCCTCGGATGTCGCCCACGACTTCTGGGACTTCGCGCAGGAGCGCCACGAGCTGGCGCGACTGCTGCTGACCAGCCCGCGACTGGACGAGCTGCTCGACGCGGCCGGCGCGGCCCCGTGA